The DNA segment GGACGTGGGCGCAGCTGCAGCCAGCGCGGGAGCCACGGCAACGGGCTCGGCCAGGCGGGGAGGGAAGAGTCTGTCGTCGAGGCTGGCGGCCAGCTTGTCCAGTAGTGCCCCTGGGGGTCCGGCACACAGGCCGGAGCCCGGGCAGCCACCGCTGGGCTCCTCCTCGATGACGGGGATGGCGGGGACAGCGGGGACCGCCGGGTCATCACCCGCGCAGCCGTCGGGCGGGCAGTCGACGCTGTCTCCCCGGCGCAGGGGCGCACGCACGGGTCGGGCGTTGCCGGGTGGGGCCGTGGGTGGGGCGGAGGGCGCGGCCCGCGCGCCAGGGTCGCTGTGCTGCCGGCCACGCTGCTGCCACTGCTTGCGTGCATGGGGGTGCGGGTGCGCGCGTGCACGGTGGCGAGTGGCGGCGGACGGGGCATCGTCGAAGTACGGGTCGTGGCGCAGGAACTCGTGGAACAGCGCGTCCGTCTTCTCGTCAATGCTGTAGTCGCGGCGCGGGGCGCGGCGGGGCCAGGCACGGGGGCTGCGGGGCCGGGAGGGCGCCTCGGCCGCGGGCTCGATGGGCCCCTCGAAGCTGCTGCTCACCGTAAACTCACGGCCCATGCTCGTGAAGGAGGAGAGCTTCTCAGGCCCGCTGGGCAGCCCGTCCTCGCCCGCGCCGCGGCCCTCAATGCTGGCGTAGCCGCTGTCCATCTGCAGCAGCTTGCGCGGCCCACCCACCTCGCTGTCGGCCGTACGCGGTGTGGGCAGCGGCGAGGGCGGCGGGAAGGCGGGTGCAGTGCCTCCAGAGCCTGAACCCGAGCTGTCGCCGCTGCGCACCGAGTCGCGGTCGTTGCCGCTGCTGCTGTGGTCGGAGGCGTTGGCAGCATGCAGCTCGAGCGAGGCGCGCAGGCTCCAGATGTCACGGTAGATGGTCTGGGCCTGCTCTGGCCCTGCATCCCGCTCGCTGTCTGACTCTTgatgctgctgctcctgctcagGCCCCGTGCTGCCGCTGCGCTCCGGGGGGGAATCAGGGCTCGATCCTCCCGCGGCGCCCACCTCGTCGGCTGCTTCTAGCCTGCAAACCAGGAAGCAGCTGTCAGAAGGCTGTGAAGGCCCCCGCGACCCCTCCCCGGCCACCCTGCCTCTGGGTCTGAGAGGATGGGCATGGGTAGGAACCCTACAGGCTTGGCCAGGCCCTGTGGAAGATGAACTTTTTAAATGCTGCCTGCCTGTCTACTTTGCAGGGACTGCCTTTTGGGTAAACCCAGAGCCTTCCTGGCAGCTGCTGAATGGGGGCTTCTCTTGGAATATCTGATCCAGGCATCTGCTGGCACTGCTGGTGGTTGGCCCCTTGACCAGAAAGAGCTTAAGCCTCGCCTTGGGAGATGCCTTCTTCCTGACAACTTATTGTAGCAAGGGGCAGCTGGGGATGGATGGGAGGAGTAGAGTccagctcagcccctccccctggGTGAGTCTGGGTATGCAGCCTCACCTCCCAAGGTAGATTTGTTAAGGAACAAGGAGAATAAGCAAAAAGTGTTAACTCCCGGGACAGGGAAGTGCCCTGCTCCCTGGATCCTGTTGCCTATCCCACTGCCATGGGCCCAGAGCTTCAGGACAGTTGCCcttgggcagggggagggagattGCTGGCAGAAGTGGTCACAAGTTTCTGAGTAGGGGCCATCTAGTCCTCAGGAGCACGGGCAGGCGGGCAGGGCCCTTCAGGCCGTGGGCACCAGCAGGAAGTGGCAATACCTGTGCAGACATCCACCCACAGCGTCCCTGATTGAGCAGGCATCCTGTCTTGGGAACCCGGGGCCCTGCCCGCCCCTCTACCCTTACCCAGTCTCCCCCTGCTTCCCTCTGGTCGGTGCTGGAGAGGTGGCCCCAGCCAGGCAGCCTCCGGGAGGGACGGTGGAGCCAGAGGGACACGACCGCCTGTCcgaaggggtggggcaggggcccaCAGGTCCACCCCTGGCACCTCTATCTACTGAAAAATACCTGCCGAGAGGGGGGGGCGGGCTGGTGGGGCTGGCCAGAAAGGGGCGGGGCTGCGGGAAGGCCACTGCGTCGCCAGCGCTGGCAATGTACTGGATGTAGTCCACCTGGGGGGCATCCCCCTCCTCCTGTTCCATGCTCTCGCTGGCTGCCCGCTGCCGCTGGAAGTGGTGCCTCTTTGGGGAGCCTGTGCAGAGGAAGGCACGGCAGCCTGCctgggcccctcccagccctgggcccacTCTCACCCCCAAGCCAGCAGACCCCAGCCTAGGCCAGGTGAGTGTGCACCCTGGGGAACCAAGGCACAGAGGGCAGAAGGGCCAGGCTAGGTGTGGGTTGAGCTGCCAAGGTGGCAGCATTGCCCCAAGTGGTCCCAGCAGATGGGTGTGGCCAGAGCAAGGACTTGTACCGGACACATACCCAGCAGCAGACACAGCCCAGCTGGAGTGCAGAAGGCCGAAGGCTTGGGTGAGTGAGGGACAGCTGAGGGGAGAGAGGTAAAGCCCTTTCctgccagctccagccccagcctggccggTGGGCCCCCTGGCCAGGTGCCAGGATCCTCCCATGACAAGAGGCCTCGCTGGGAAGGCCTCGGGGTAGGGATGAGACTCACCCAGCAAACAGGTTCTGGGTGCTTTTGCATTTGACTGTAATCACCATCAGGAATCACAGGCTCCATCTGGACTCCCAGCAGGGCAGTGGGATaggccctcccctcccaggccagcGGCACCTCTGCCAGAACTCACCCCTCCTGCCCCTGTGCCAGCTGGAGCCAGGCCCTGACAAGGGGGCTCACTGTCACTGGCCATGCACCTTCCCTCATCTCCAACACTGCctgtcccctctctctgcctctcctggcACCGGGACCTGCCACCTCCTCCACTGGGCAGCAGGTGTCCCAGTGGCCTGGCCCCACTGAGCTCCCTTTAGCAGAGTTGGTTCCCACTGTCAGTGCCCACTCCCCACGCAGGGTCCTTGGGTGGAGAGTTTAGAAGCCCTGTATCCAGTGCCCCATGTGACCAGGGGTCTGCAGGATTGGAGACCCACCACctgttataaataaagttttattggcacaaaCCATCCTCATTTACACGTTATCCAGGGCTGCTTTCGTGCAACAGCAGACGGACTGACTCCAAAGCCAAAACCAACCATCTGGTGCCTCATGGGAAAAGTTCACCAATCCGTGTTCTGGACCGAAAAGCCTTTCGTTTTACTGGGGAACAGCATGCAGCCCTGGGT comes from the Camelus dromedarius isolate mCamDro1 chromosome 27, mCamDro1.pat, whole genome shotgun sequence genome and includes:
- the CBARP gene encoding voltage-dependent calcium channel beta subunit-associated regulatory protein isoform X1, with translation MEEVWDGSCFVGPRGDEEFATGKEAPPPSLKMQPTATMATAVTTPATVALTTTWDNVTGRPTTEPDPILDNSVLLVVVMALFVGGTLVVLSGVLLLCRRCWEVHRRLHRAPEEAEKTTTTYLDSGTHPAPDPDFRGEDPEGQDAETERFLSTGSTGRRVSFNEAALFEQSRKARDKGRRYTLTEGDFHHLKNARLTHLHLPPLKIVTIHECDSGEASATTTPHPAAAPKASFAIFQPPGKALTGRSVGPSSALPGDPYNSAVGPADFEISPSASSDSGEGTSLDAAVRSAKPGGPGVAAGPGEAGPGSGAGPVLQFFTRLRRHASLDGASPYFKVKKWKLEPSQRASSLDTRGSPKRHHFQRQRAASESMEQEEGDAPQVDYIQYIASAGDAVAFPQPRPFLASPTSPPPPLGRLEAADEVGAAGGSSPDSPPERSGSTGPEQEQQHQESDSERDAGPEQAQTIYRDIWSLRASLELHAANASDHSSSGNDRDSVRSGDSSGSGSGGTAPAFPPPSPLPTPRTADSEVGGPRKLLQMDSGYASIEGRGAGEDGLPSGPEKLSSFTSMGREFTVSSSFEGPIEPAAEAPSRPRSPRAWPRRAPRRDYSIDEKTDALFHEFLRHDPYFDDAPSAATRHRARAHPHPHARKQWQQRGRQHSDPGARAAPSAPPTAPPGNARPVRAPLRRGDSVDCPPDGCAGDDPAVPAVPAIPVIEEEPSGGCPGSGLCAGPPGALLDKLAASLDDRLFPPRLAEPVAVAPALAAAAPTSPDHSPV
- the CBARP gene encoding voltage-dependent calcium channel beta subunit-associated regulatory protein isoform X2; this translates as MQPTATMATAVTTPATVALTTTWDNVTGRPTTEPDPILDNSVLLVVVMALFVGGTLVVLSGVLLLCRRCWEVHRRLHRAPEEAEKTTTTYLDSGTHPAPDPDFRGEDPEGQDAETERFLSTGSTGRRVSFNEAALFEQSRKARDKGRRYTLTEGDFHHLKNARLTHLHLPPLKIVTIHECDSGEASATTTPHPAAAPKASFAIFQPPGKALTGRSVGPSSALPGDPYNSAVGPADFEISPSASSDSGEGTSLDAAVRSAKPGGPGVAAGPGEAGPGSGAGPVLQFFTRLRRHASLDGASPYFKVKKWKLEPSQRASSLDTRGSPKRHHFQRQRAASESMEQEEGDAPQVDYIQYIASAGDAVAFPQPRPFLASPTSPPPPLGRLEAADEVGAAGGSSPDSPPERSGSTGPEQEQQHQESDSERDAGPEQAQTIYRDIWSLRASLELHAANASDHSSSGNDRDSVRSGDSSGSGSGGTAPAFPPPSPLPTPRTADSEVGGPRKLLQMDSGYASIEGRGAGEDGLPSGPEKLSSFTSMGREFTVSSSFEGPIEPAAEAPSRPRSPRAWPRRAPRRDYSIDEKTDALFHEFLRHDPYFDDAPSAATRHRARAHPHPHARKQWQQRGRQHSDPGARAAPSAPPTAPPGNARPVRAPLRRGDSVDCPPDGCAGDDPAVPAVPAIPVIEEEPSGGCPGSGLCAGPPGALLDKLAASLDDRLFPPRLAEPVAVAPALAAAAPTSPDHSPV